In the Malassezia vespertilionis chromosome 3, complete sequence genome, one interval contains:
- the rio1 gene encoding non-specific serine/threonine protein kinase (EggNog:ENOG503NVB9; COG:D; COG:T), with product MEAAASLSSSSESYTSDDEEIRAYGDVDDADWELSRGGTSTLDTYADFTKQYNRARQIASAVHERRNERHAGHVTAGAVALPPLNRVRRAATPAKQAGASEESVPHTSKTAAQISALAQYANCIHIDKQYDPSLGAGGSVDSRVPRKTNQPDNKRKDKADRATLQQVLDPRTLVILYKMIRRELLEVVNGCVSTGKEASVFHAMMPAREGQCAKSAAVKIYKTSILVFKDRDRYVSGEYRFRHGYSRHNPRKMVRLWAEKEMRNLKRLVNAGLRAPNPIELRDHVLVMQFLGDADGWASPRLKDAEPHIPADAWPRLYCQLMASVRRMYHQCRLVHADLSEYNILYHEDHLWIIDVSQSVEHDHPHAFDFLREDISHVEEYFGKRGVQTLGLRRAFHFIVRGAPQVRHGGLAGLEKLELADAQIDDAVLHAEVGGPKDESEAGLVAQIQQLLEEEVAEDAAQHEEAVFRQSYIPRNLDEVFDPERDAQVTQEGQSHTLIYSGVSGMDQVLAEHNAEEDDKEDDTTESELENDSDSDSSDSSSDALAQGSTKALRKEHKKQVKAANRERRKTKMPKAEKKRKMKKSSGKKK from the coding sequence ATGGAGGCAGCGGCTAGTTtatcgagcagcagcgaaTCGTACACGAGCGATGACGAAGAAATCCGGGCGTATGGCGATGTCGACGACGCAGATTGGGAGCTTTCACGAGGCGGTACGTCGACGCTTGATACTTATGCAGACTTTACCAAGCAGTACAATCGTGCACGCCAAATTGCATCAGCGGTGCATGAGCGACGCAATGAACGACACGCGGGACATGTCACTGCAGGCGCCGTTGCATTGCCCCCATTAAATCGCGTCCGACGTGCCGCGACGCCTGCCAAGCAAGCAGGAGCGTCTGAGGAGAGTGTGCCCCACACAAGCAAAACTGCCGCACAGATCtctgcacttgcgcagTATGCAAACTGCATTCATATCGACAAGCAGTACGATCCATCACTTGGAGCGGGCGGCAGTGTTGATAGCCGCGTCCCGCGCAAGACGAACCAGCCGGATAACAAGCGCAAAGACAAGGCAGATCGCGCAacgctgcagcaagtgCTCGATCCACGCACGCTTGTGATTCTTTACAAGATGATCCGACGTGAGCTACTGGAGGTGGTGAACGGGTGCGTAAGTACGGGAAAAGAAGCAAGTGTATTCCATGCAATGATGCCTGCCCGTGAAGGCCAATGCGCGAAAAGTGCCGCGGTAAAGATATACAAAACGAGCATCCTTGTGTTTAAAGACCGCGATCGGTACGTCTCTGGCGAGTACCGATTCCGGCACGGGTACAGCCGCCATAACCCACGCAAAATGGTGCGTCTCTGGGCCGAAAAAGAAATGCGCAACTTGAAGCGCCTGGTCAACGCcggtttgcgcgcgccgaatccCATAGAGCTGCGCGATCATGTGCTTGTGATGCAGTTTTtgggcgatgcagacggCTGGGCGAGTCCCCGCTTAAAAGATGCCGAGCCGCACATCCCTGCCGATGCATGGCCGAGGCTGTACTGCCAATTAATGGCTtcagtgcgccgcatgtACCATCAATGCCGCCTGGTCCATGCCGATTTGAGCGAGTACAATATTTTGTATCACGAGGACCATTTGTGGATTATTGACGTCTCGCAGTCTGTCGAACACGACCATCCGCACGCATTTGACTTTTTGCGCGAAGATATCTCGCACGTGGAAGAGTACTTTGGAAAGCGCGGTGTGCAGACCTTGGGACTCCGGCGTGCGTTTCATTTTATTGTGcgcggagcgccgcaagtaCGACATGGCGGCTTGGCAGGGCTGGAGAAGCTGGAActtgccgatgcacagATCGATGATGCTGTGCTGCATGCCGAAGTGGGAGGGCCTAAGGACGAGTCAGAAGCCGGGCTCGTGGCGCAGATCCAGCAGCTCTTGGAAGAAGAGGTGGCAGaagatgcggcgcagcacgaaGAAGCCGTCTTCCGCCAGAGCTACATTCCCCGAAATCTTGACGAAGTGTTTGATCCGGAGCGGGATGCTCAAGTCACACAGGAAGGCCAGTCACACACACTTATTTACTCCGGCGTGTCTGGCATGGACCAAGTGCTGGCCGAGCACAATGCAGAAGAAGACGATAAAGAGGACGATACCACCGAGAGCGAGCTGGAGAATGATTCCGATTCCGACTCGTCCGATTCCAGCTccgacgcgcttgcgcagggcAGTACCAAAGccttgcgcaaagagcacaAGAAACAAGTCAAAGCGGCGAatcgcgagcggcgcaaaaccAAAATGCCCAAAGCAGAGAAAAAGCGCAAGATGAAAAAGTCGTCGGGGAAGAAGAAGTAA
- the rga8 gene encoding Rho-GTPase-activating protein 8 (COG:A; BUSCO:EOG09261C0G; EggNog:ENOG503NY2Z), whose product MTSPSQLDIAHPSTFATSFWTHPEYRTGAMVLYARMQDGLDENETVLSVARHRAQLERDYGHGLESVPELVRTRDELFPGASDKSRVSKAPSARALRLLVHEAATTNAAQHYGAAKSLESNVILPFTKWADAHEDRIYESWDVVNEALCAMERHTTEVTHLQMMYESKCRQADEAEEDVQFAPGGEVSTPPRTANHTKQLSLTPTPPAHTEKEDAPLDTQKLERRATLRQQFGFKARPENTEHEQLRAEAAQPNGPSLRRSASRLSLSQFTKAVGSSSALAQVRAAVSGLADPRHIRLRRDAETAEWQYSDGVLALDAVRCRTEETLFHHYQLLQRWESERIVALQRVLTGFSHALNTDVEALRASDERMQLLPRRVVPAAHFQYLISEFRTGPFRPAPVSFKPYYHDEVSATAGLSTLGFGIDLVALAKGAALAAEEQPALAEHGKVLTMPTLPPILHALLSALQRSYADKARWLATDGSEPSSENVHAEKRRIWLYDVPLHVTHALRTKLIEEARAQSSEEELWVPDQLLDSVDAPVLAATVKLWALELHTPLLPHSFWDEVAEIYDASAIREETLEKARTEDADRSEISRPVLQGISGVLARLPKLHLTCLDAIIAHLYKLMRETSAKENTNVYTSKLGLALGRCILRPSTERPSTLQAKYPALLVKDFVEHYETLFPPLMLVKAKESDAYALSPFRSEQLRRRSTLVDQRIKRSSLQSNALPTVGLQRRAAQFGQLHNGRAIARHASVSYRTAKDAPSGLSLRTARSVSAQVPGTALSPVRQSPLREQSGADEENVASVMHTPTKTRQGPASSLTDRQPSNTMARSSRAPLPTPPAETLPADAHAATSTPTSVSLPEPASPSPTTRGKASIRGPRGPRTAA is encoded by the coding sequence ATGACGTCGCCTTCGCAGCTGGATATTGCGCATCCATCGACGTTTGCGACGTCGTTTTGGACGCACCCCGAGTATCGCACTGGCGCCATGGTCCTgtatgcgcgcatgcaagACGGTCTCGATGAAAATGAGACCGTCCTCAGTGTggcgcggcaccgcgcaCAATTGGAGCGCGACTATGGGCATGGACTCGAGTCTGTCCCGGAGCTTGTGCGAACAAGAGACGAGCTTTTTCCCGGTGCTTCTGACAAGTCGCGCGTGTCAAAAGCGCcgtccgcgcgcgcactgcgacTGCTCGTGCACGAAGCTGCGACGAcaaacgcagcgcagcattATGGCGCTGCAAAGTCTCTCGAAAGCAATGTCATACTCCCATTTACAAAGTGGGCGGATGCACATGAAGACCGCATCTATGAAAGCTGGGACGTGGTCAATGaagcgctgtgcgccatGGAGCGACATACCACAGAGGTGACGCACCTGCAGATGATGTACGAGTCCAAATGCCGCCAAGCGGATGAAGCAGAGGAAGACGTACAATTCGCGCCCGGCGGCGAAGTGAGCACGCCGCCACGTACGGCCAACCATACGAAGCAATTGTCTCTCACGCCTACACCGCCCGCGCACACGGAAAAAGAAGACGCGCCTCTTGATACGCagaagctcgagcgccgcgcgacatTGCGGCAGCAGTTTGGCTTTAAGGCGCGCCCCGAGAACACCGAGCACGAGCAGCTACGCGCAGAGGCAGCGCAGCCCAACGGCCCaagcctgcgccgctccgcgtcgcgccttTCCCTGTCGCAATTTACGAAAGCCGTCGGCAGCTCTTCTGCGCTCGCAcaagtgcgcgctgcggtgagtGGCTTGGCCGACCCGCGGCATATCCGATTGCGTCGCGACGCCGAGACCGCAGAGTGGCAGTACAGCGACGGCGTCTTGGCATTGGACGCCGTTCGATGCCGTACTGAAGAGACGCTTTTTCACCATTACCAGCTTTTGCAGCGTTGGGAGAGCGAGCGTAtcgtagcgctgcagcgtgtgctGACAGGTTTTAGCCATGCGCTGAACACGGATGtggaagcgctgcgtgcatccgacgagcgcatgcagcttctgccgcgccgcgttgtgcctgcagcgcacttCCAATACCTGATCAGCGAGTTCCGCACAGGCCCCTTCCGCCCCGCGCCAGTGTCTTTCAAGCCTTATTACCACGATGAGGTGAGTGCGACCGCAGGGTTGAGCACGTTAGGCTTTGGCATAGATTTGGTCGCCCTGGCcaaaggcgcggcgctcgctgccgAAGAACAACCGGcacttgccgagcacggcaagGTGCTCACGATGCCGACACTACCGCCCATATTGCATGCATTGCTCAGCGCATTGCAACGCTCCTATGCAGACAAGGCACGATGGCTGGCTACAGATGGCAGCGAGCCGTCGAGCGAAAACGTGCACGCTgaaaagcgccgcatttggCTGTACGATGTGCCGCTCCATGTGAcgcatgcactgcgcaccAAACTTATcgaggaagcgcgcgcccagtCCAGCGAAGAAGAGCTGTGGGTGCCCgaccagctgctcgacTCTGTCGATGCGCCTGTTTTGGCGGCGACGGTAAAATTATGGGCTTTGGAGCTGCACACACCACTGCTCCCACACTCTTTCTGGGACGAGGTTGCTGAGATTTACGATGCAAGTGCGATTCGCGAAGAGACGCtagaaaaagcgcgcacggaAGACGCTGATCGCAGCGAAATTAGCAGACCCGTGCTGCAAGGCATCTCGGGCGTGTTGGCACGTCTGCCAAAGCTGCACCTTACATGCCTCGATGCGATCATCGCGCACCTATATAAACTCATGCGCGAAACCTCTGCAAAAGAGAATACAAATGTGTACACGAGCAAGCTTGGGCTCGCGCTGGGGCGCTGCATTTTGCGTCCCAGCACCGAGCGCCCAAGTACTCTGCAAGCCAAGTACCCTGCATTGCTCGTCAAAGACTTTGTCGAGCACTACGAGACGCTGTTTCCCCCACTGATGCTGGTCAAGGCGAAAGAATCGGATGCATATGCACTCAGTCCATTCCGcagcgagcagctgcgccgtcGATCTACCCTCGTGGACCAGCGTATCAAGCGGAGCTCGTTGCAGAGCAATGCGCTTCCCACCGTCGGTCTCCAAcgccgtgctgcacagTTTGGCCAGCTGCACAATGGCCGTGCAATTGCGAGGCACGCATCCGTGTCGTATCGCACCGCCAAGGACGCACCTAGTGGGCTGAGCCTTCGCACAGCGAGGTCCGTCTCAGCGCAAGTCCCTGGCACGGCTCTCTCGCCTGTGCGCCAATCGCCACTGCGCGAACAAAGCGGTGCTGACGAAGAGAATGTTGCTTCGGTGATGCATACACCTACGAAAACGCGCCAGGGTCCGGCATCCTCCCTCACGGACCGGCAGCCGTCCAACACAATGGCCCGGTcgtcgcgtgcgccgctgccgacaCCGCCGGCAGAAACGCTGCCCGCGGACGCGCATGCTGCGACCAGCACGCCAACATCAGTATCACTGCCCGAACCCGCAAGCCCATCGCCTACGACGCGTGGCAAAGCAAGTATCCGTGGTCCCCGTGGCCCACGAACCGCTGCTTAA
- the PKC1 gene encoding protein kinase C (EggNog:ENOG503NVXF; COG:T; BUSCO:EOG09260NHN), whose amino-acid sequence MHVRMLSDTKLTLQDSPQAKIADVQVRIEKQHRMIEGFQTLQNATPNPDVIRQAESNIRNAQRTISYLQESLYSIQTRASVDLSNSTLDASMPSTVSSQASLVGKGLVVPAPGSLATADAAHHGQYGAQHPIDSSVAYRNGSTYYGGVLGEYSDSPVLQQGLNRDDTATRRNFSNLDLLKYDTPLTSAKISKALNQLNHKLELEKQYKHGFDKIAKLYQADGDRRSHADAVSRRAESASKMVLIQQALKRYKQLHIIDEPEDDADPSYINRRARKPQTGTLICKIMAVKDIDHAPVPTRSRSGRESYIALKIEDTERVQTQASRHDQWNEDFELRIDNGNEIELVIFDRVGSKQPVPVGLVWIRISDLIDQLRRKKFGQMQGSEATLSPGLNSRGGEWVTAERTQQSPNAPGGANGTFYDTPAGKPVPTTPLQAGVEGWFTVEPTGAVYLKLNFVKQNVQKRPFDARLGRQGALRKRRDDVSEINGHRFVPRQFYQMIRCALCGELILNGSGSQCEDCHYMCHRKCAQKVVIKCINKSNLESDRDEVKLNHRIPHRFETFTNLGTNWCCHCGYMLALGRKTNRKCQECDITCHADCAHLVPDFCGMSMEMANQLLTNIATINRDKLTGKPALQRKLGEVDVPISRTPPAMKGEAEQRQAASPDAAAQNLQKLEITPGAMPAGEAFTPNSVVPPKPLPLPHQGPIPTSNITSPVTPPGRVPVPTVGAPSALPAPKAVPPVARPPLADPVAPPITTSVANAASVDASPQKIVAQATAPPATTLQPLPSSSQHQVSLNDFNFLAVLGKGNFGKVMLAEDKHTGSLYAIKVLKKEFIIENDEIDSTRSEKRVFLTAARDRHPFLLGLHSCFQTETRVYFVMEYVSGGDLMLHIQREQFNLHRAKFYAAEVLLALEYFHKHGIIYRDLKLDNIMLTLDGHVKIADYGLCKEGMWYGNTTSTFCGTPEFMAPEILLEQRYGRAVDWWAFGILLYEMLLGQAPFRGDDEDEIFDAILEDEPLYPIQMPRESVSLLQRLLTRDPSKRLGAGPDDAEEVKAHPFFRDVRWDDLLQKRITPPFCPTLKNASDTTWFDTDFTNEKPTLTPVHSVFSPQDQAEFRDFSWTNPHMNFARANMPNVRDVEAAQFINAYAQHLKRSDAAMAKECTNDVGKLELPTWVDIVKTGAFKEQAPYDPDWYYVRAATLARHIYLRKHVGVGMLRKYYGGAKNRGFRPSHHCDASGAVQRKVLQSLERIGVLEHSAKGGRCISQDGMRDLDRIAMAVIEAQREDEDEDDDDDEDEDEDEDDE is encoded by the exons ATGCATGTGCGTATGCTTTCTGATACAAAACTTACCTTGCAGGACTCGCCACAGGCCAAGATTGCCGATGTGCAGGTGCGCATCGAGAAACAGCACCGGATGATTGAGGGATTCCAAACTCTGCAGAATGCGACACCCAATCCCGATGTGATTCGGCAAGCTGAATCCAACATTCGCaacgcacagcgcacgatTTCCTACCTCCAGGAGAGCCTCTACTCTATCCagacgcgcgcatctgTCGATCTGAGCAACAGCACGCTTGACGCGTCTATGCCGAGCACAGTGTCGTCCCAGGCAAGTCTTGTGGGCAAAGGCTTGGTCGTGCCCGCGCCCGGCAGTTTGGCTACCGCtgacgcagcgcatcaCGGGCAGTATGGTGCCCAGCACCCGATCGACAGCAGTGTAGCGTATCGCAACGGAAGCACCTACTATGGTGGTGTTCTCGGCGAATACAGTGACAGTCCTGTCCTCCAGCAAGGCTTGAACCGCGACGATACAGCCACACGCCGCAACTTTTCCAACCTTGACCTGCTCAAGTACGATACACCACTGACCAGTGCCAAGATCAGCAAAGCGCTCAACCAGCTCAACCATAAACTCGAGCTCGAGAAGCAATACAAGCACGGCTTCGACAAAATTGCCAAACTGTACCAAGCCGACGGCGATCGCCGAAGCCATGCCGACGCCGTGTCGCGTCGTGCCGAGAGTGCCAGCAAGATGGTACTAATCCAGCAGGCCTTAAAACGCtacaagcagctgcacatCATCGACGAGCCCGAAGACGATGCGGATCCTTCCTACATAAAccgtcgcgcacgcaagccCCAGACTGGAACGCTCATTTGCAAAATCATGGCCGTAAAGGATATCGACCATGCGCCCGTACCGACCCgatcgcgcagcggccgTGAATCGTACATTGCACTCAAGATTGAGGACACGGAGCGCGTCCAAACGCAAGCATCGCGCCATGACCAGTGGAACGAAGACTTTGAACTGCGCATCGACAACGGTAATGAGATCGAGTTGGTCATTTTTGACCGTGTGGGCTCCAAGCAGCCGGTACCCGTCGGCCTCGTCTGGATCCGCATCAGCGATCTCATCGACCAGCTCCGCCGGAAAAAGTTTGGCCAGATGCAGGGTTCTGAAGCGACACTCAGCCCTGGGCTTAACAGCCGTGGCGGCGAATGGGTCACtgccgagcgcacgcagcagaGCCCGAATGCTccgggcggcgcaaacggcaCCTTTTACGACACGCCTGCAGGCAAACCCGTTCCCACCACGCCTCTTCAGGCCGGCGTCGAGGGATGGTTTACCGTGGAACCCACCGGCGCCGTCTACCTCAAGCTCAACTTTGTTAAGCAAAACGTGCAGAAACGGCCGTTTGATGCTCGCCTTGGCCGTCAAGGTgccctgcgcaagcgccgcgacgatgTGTCTGAGATCAACGGACACCGGTTTGTTCCTCGTCAATTCTACCAAATGATTCGCTGCGCCCTCTGCGGCGAGCTGATCTTGAATGGGTCGGGCAGCCAGTGCGAAGACTGCCACTATATGTGCCAccgcaagtgcgcgcaaaaggtGGTGATCAAATGCATTAACAAGAGCAATTTGGAGTCGGACCGCGACGAAGTCAAGCTGAACCATCGCATTCCCCACCGATTCGAGACATTTACCAACCTCGGCACAAACTGGTGCTGCCACTGTGGATacatgcttgcgctcggTCGGAAGACCAATCGCAAGTGCCAAGAGTGTGACATCACTTGCCACGCAGACTGTGCGCACTTAGTCCCTGACTTTTGCGGCATGTCGATGGAGATGGCGAACCAGCTGTTGACAAACATCGCCACCATCAACCGCGACAAGCTCACGGGCAAACCCGCACTCCAacgcaagctcggcgaagTCGATGTGCCTatctcgcgcacgccgccagCAATGAAGGGCGAGGCagagcagcgccaagcagcgtctccagatgccgctgcgcaaaattTACAAAAGCTCGAGATCACGCCAGGTGCAATGCCGGCGGGCGAAGCGTTCACGCCCAACTCCGTGGTGCCGCCAAAGCCCCTCCCCCTTCCGCACCAAGGCCCTATTCCTACGTCCAACATCACCAGCCCGGTGACGCCCCCTGGCCGCGTTCCTGTGCCGACTGTGGGCGCACCTTCAGCGCTGCCCGCACCTAAAGCAGTGCCGCCAGTGGCCCGTccgccgcttgcagacCCAGTGGCACCGCCCATTACGACTTCAGTGGCCAACGCAGCCAGTGTGGATGCCTCGCCGCAAAAGATTGTGGCGCAGGCcactgcgccgccagcCACGACGCTGCAACCGCTTCCCTCCTCGTCGCAGCACCAAGTATCGCTCAATGACTTCAACTTTTTGGCGGTGCTGGGCAAAGGCAACTTTGGCAAAGTGATGCTTGCGGAGGACAAGCATACCGGCTCGCTCTACGCCATCAAAGTGCTCAAGAAGGAGTTTATCATTGAGAACGACGAAATCGACAGCACGCGGTCCGAAAAGCGCGTCTTTCTCACCGCTGCACGCGACCGTCATCCGTTCCTTCTCGGCCTCCACTCGTGCTTCCAAACGGAGACGCGTGTGTACTTTGTAATGGAGTATGTCAGCGGTGGCGATCTTATGTTGCacatccagcgcgagcaatTTAATCTGCACCGTGCCAAATTCTATGCGGCCGAGGTTCTCCTTGCCCTCGAGTACTTCCACAAGCACGGCATTATCTACCGTGACTTGAAGCTTGACAATATCATGCTTACGCTGGACGGGCATGTCAAAATTGCCGACTATGGTCTGTGCAAGGAAGGGATGTGGTATGGGAATACCACCAGCACGTTTTGCGGTACGCCCGAGTTCATGGCGCCCGAGATCCTCTTGGAGCAGCGCTATGGCCGTGCAGTCGACTGGTGGGCGTTTGGTATTCTCCTCTACGAAATGCTTTTGGGACAAGCGCCGTTccgcggcgacgacgaggacgaaATCTTTGACGCGATTTTGGAAGACGAGCCGCTGTATCCCATCCAGATGCCGCGCGAGTCTGTCTCACTCCTTCAGCGCTTGCTTACACGCGATCCCAGCAAGCGTCTCGGCGCGGGTccggacgatgcagaggaAGTCAAGGCGCATCCCTTTTTCCGGGACGTGCGGTGGGACGACTTGCTCCAAAAGCGTATTACCCCGCCGTTTTGCCCGACATTGAAAAATGCCAGCGACACCACCTGGTTCGATACTGAC TTCACCAACGAAAAGCCCACCTTGACGCCCGTGCACAGCGTCTTTTCCCCGCAGGACCAGGCCGAGTTCCGCGACTTTTCTTG GACCAACCCCCAT ATGAATTTCGCACG TGCCAACATGCCCAA CGTTCGGGACGTCGAAGCAGCACAGTTCATTAACGCGTACGCTCAGCACTTGAAGCGGTCTG ACGCCGCGATGGCGAAAGAATGTACTAACGATGTAGGCAAGCTTGAACTCCCTACTTGGGTAGACATTGTCAAGACGGGTGCTTTCAAGGAGCAGGCGCCGTACGACCCTGACTGGTACTACGTCCGTGCTGccacgctcgcgcgccacatttacctgcgcaagcacgtcggTGTCGGTATGCTTCGTAAGTACTACGGTGGCGCCAAGAACCGTGGCTTCCGCCCTTCGCACCACTGCGATGCATCCGGTGctgtccagcgcaaggTCCTCCAGagcctcgagcgcatcggtgTGCTTGAGCACTCGGCCAAGGGCGGCCGCTGTATCTCCCAGGATGGTATGCGCGACCTTGACCGTATTGCTATGGCCGTCATTGAGGCTCAGCGtgaggacgaggacgaggatgacgatgacgacgaggacgaggacgaggacgaggacgacgagtAA